The genome window aacAGTCGAATTCacatgttagagttgattaccaTTTCATTCGCGCGGCGTGGGACTTCGTTGGATGTCATTCCGTTTTATAGATTAATCATCATAATAGACGAGAAACCCTGAGTTAACTTTTTGCGTCGAATCACTTGGAACCTCTTTCATGACCATATTATACGGTAGCGAAGCCCGGTACCTCCTGCTTCGCTAACCACTGAAATGGAATTAATCATGTCGCATAGCCTGCAGCGATCTTTAGAACCCTTAACTTCTTACAGTtgtagatccgctttcacgtTTCCGCAGTTAACTAGGCCTGATTCTATCCTTATTTGAGTTGGCCAACTTAAGCGCTTCTAATGGCAGCACAGCGCTCACCAGCTTTTTCTGACGTTTTATTCGTGATTCCTATTATTTGACCAGTTGAGCGATAGTCGCATTGCAAAAATTGCTCGTATCGGCTTTGGTGGATCGAACTTCACGCAACGGATACTTCGGTGGAACTGCAAATTTGGGCGAGCCTAGACAGTTGCAAACACATACAGGAATGAAAACTTGAACATCACAATTCTGAAAAACGGAGAGATTTGACGAACAGCAGCATTATAGGACAATTAAGTTTCAAATATCACGCCTAGTACTCACACACCTTGTAAGGAGCCTATCCCACGCCTATTCTCTTAGAAATGTATAGAAGCCAAGATGACTATATCCCAAATCCCAGGAAGGAGATTTTGGGGTTCAATGCGGAGCCCCAAGGTTgcatcaccgatattatttcttcttgttatcggtgacgttttcaCGCTGCTATGTCCGGAAGACGcttaggaattcaatggactacgacatctttccttaaacacgctgatgacatctacttGCTCTCTCACAGGTTCGTTTTATTATTCTATTAGTGAAAGTTGCACTATGTCCCAAAAGAACTgttgtgctccttttactggttatagtgtacctatgaCCTATAGTATATCAAGCAAGTCTAttcctacttccaagtatttcaacttgacATCTGGTATCCCCCACCCCTCCACCTAAAATTCATCTTAGAGTAAAAAATTAGTAATGAGTATTAGTTATTATATAAGATCCGGCTTTTTCTTAAAAGTTCTAAAAGGTCAAAGTTATGCACTCCACATGAAATCATTGTATTCCAATGGCTTCTAGTCTCTGGTCGATGGCGGCCCGCACTAATTTGAGTAGCAACTGGCTCCGCTCCGCTCTTCAGGAAATGACAGGCTCAGGATGTATTTATTGTGTTAGCTGAAACTTGTCTAGGTGCAAACCGGGCGCTTTCGAACAATAATTCGTACTAGGCATGGGCGTTTCtgttgtttttgaaaaacgttaacagttttttcaagaaaaataagaGTTAAAAACAACAGTTGAAAAATAACGGTTGAAAAAATAATGATTGAGAAGGCTTATTTATTAAGCATTATTCAActatattttcgattttttttagcaACTGTCTTATATGGTGAATCCAGGCATTCTTACAGCACCagaaaaaaggaataatttgtaCAATAGATATACCTCCTGTTATAGGTGATAGTGatacattaataaataaaaaaattgatttttcatcaATCTTTGTTGGATGGATGTCCATATTTAGCTtataaaagaagagaaaataaggaaatacatcagcaaaaaaataaagcattataccttttataaataaattaatatttaaccGAAATTCAGTTCAACAAGCAATACTCTTAATTCAAtcaacataaataaaaataaagaaaaaaaaaacaaacataataAATGAAAGGTGCTCCTCTCTGCTGCTCAAACAATTAAATTCATTGATCTGAGGACTCCAAATTTgcattcaaaaacaaaattaactcAACTTTCTCAGATGATAGCCTGGTACGTTTTTCACTAATAAGGTTACCAGCTTTTGAAAATATACGTTCACAAGGAACGGAGGTTGCGACGATATTGCAGTTAATACGAAATATTTTGACTAAATTGGGGTAAATATGCCGGAATGTTTTCCAGCAATTTAAAACATTACTGCTATTTCCGTCGTCATCCCGACGTGGGAGAACGTCATCTTGAAAATAACTCTCGATCTCTTTTTTCGCTCGTGATATTGGAGATGCTTGTGGTTGCTTATCGCCCATAATTTCATCTAAAATGCCCCAAGCACTTGGTTCATTTCGGAAAGGAATGGTAACAGAGGATCTAGAAGTGCACGATCCGCCACTATGTTGTTcacttgtgtttttttttcgatcATTTCTATTGTTAAGTTCTCCAAAAAAGTTTTAACCGCGGAAAGTGCAGAATCATCTTGAAAAACATGATGCTTATATCTGGGATCTAGAAGGGTGCAAATCGCCAGCGGGataattttttctatatttccaAATCGATCAGTCAATCCCTGACGTAATGAGCTGACAACTTTTTCTGTCGCTGCAGAGAAGGTAGAATTTCGGGCAAACCGTTCGCAAACACCTTTAAGACACCGGGTGACCACAATCGCGGCGCTTCCTGTCATGTATTTTTCGCCACTCATCGAATTGGTCATTTCTTCGAATGGGCTCAATATGTTGCACACTTCCTTGCAGGTCTTCCATTCCTCTCCTGTGAGAACGGGCAAATTCCTGTCAACTAAAGCTATAGTCGCTCGTATTGCCTCCTCTAGCTCTATGAACCGACGTAGCATATAAAAGGTAGAATTCCACCTCGTACTCACATCCTGAATCAAACGTTTTGGTTGAGAAACACCTGAATTTATTTGAAACTTCAAGAGTTTCTCATTGTTCAACGAACTTCTTTTAAAAAACGTtacgatttttttaattttttctagtGTTGGCTCCAGTTCCTTAAGAGCTCGTTGAACAATTAAATTAAGGCTATGGGCATAGCAGCCATAATGCTTCAAACTCAATATATCAGCTAACGCTTTTGTAATATTTGTTGCATTATCCGAAATAGCATAATTTACCTAAAATATACTTCTTTTTCATATTAAAATTGCAGGTTGAGACTTGATATATTTCACACAAGTACCTTTCCCTCTAAATTCCATtccaatattatattttttatctcCTCCGCGAGATGAACGGCCGTATGACTCCCACTTAAATAAGAGCATTTCAATAATACAGTCTTAAAAGTAAACCCTTCAGTTATGAAATGAGCGGTTGTTGCCATATAATTCTCATTGTTGGCAGATGTCCAGCAGTCTGTCGTCAAGCAAACAGATATTGCCTCGCGTGACACCAAATCTCGAACATTTTCAACACAACTTTGATACAGGGCAGGTATCATTGTTGTTGAAATTGTCTTCCTTGAAGGAAGTTCGTATCCGGGAATCCATTTGATTACCTTCCGAAAGGAAGGTTCTTCAACAATACTGAATGGATGAAATTCCTTCACAAATAAATCGAGAAGATCCCGATCAATTAGATTCTTTTGGTGTGAAGTTATTTCTTTAGCAATGTAGGAGCCAATTGTTCGTTGCCGTTTTACTCGATTTTGGCCGCTGGATGCTGAAGGTATTACAGGTACGGATACATTTGGCTGAGGAATCGTTTCTGCGCTTTCGGTGTTAATGGTGGCTGTTCCAGACTCAAGAGGTATTACTGATCCGCTGCTATTCTGCGAATTATCATTTGCACAATTTTTGGAAACAAGTTCTGTATAAACGCCTACGTGCTTCCTTTTCAGGTGGCTTTTTAAATTAGTTATTGTACTCTTAAACGAAATTTCAGCTTTGCAGATATTACAAACTGCTTTTACGttttctttttgtgaaaaatagcTCCACACATCGCTTCGTTGCCTACCGCTCactaaaaatttttttaaagtagtCGATTTAATGGAAACAAATTTGTTACTTACtgattattgttttatttttatttggttcTAATCTATTTTCAGCACTTAATATCTTTGTCTAAAATAATCTCAGTCTATAATAactaattaaaatcaaaattcacgaaaaaaatcccatatacacccatctccattgaaattgaaaaatcaacTGTTAATCGTTCTTCAATAACTTGCAACAGAACAGTTGAAAAATCGAAACagttgttttcatttctttcgttTTGCAATGAAACAgttcataataaaaaaaacagttGTTTCTTTCGTATAGTGTCGCGATTTCGCTATTTGTCGTTTCGTTGCCATTGTAACCTGTTGCCTGGAAGGCTCGTTGAGAATCGCGTGATGCTTCTGTATTGAAAGAGAAATCCGCTCTCGGTTGTGGTTCGCGCACGTACTGCTGAGCTGTACTGGTGTGTGTGTGGTGTTTTTGGGTGCATTGCATACGCATCGTATGTGCGGATATGCTCGACTCGACATTGTCTAACTCATTCCCATGAAGAATAGCCGAAACGACTAGCTAATCGTTTCGATGCGATGCGTTTTTAGTTTTAACAGAAAACGTTTCTTTCCACTCGTTATCGTTAACAGTTGATTTTGTCATACGTTAAATGTTATACGTTACCGCTTCATTTTAATGTTTTATTTAGGCAGAAAAATGTAGCTgttgttttaaaattgaaaaaacgatTAATTCGTTTTTGATGAAGAAACTGTTATTTTTAACAGTTTGGTTATTTTTTGCCCATCTCTAATTCGTACCattgtctgcatctgtatgtgcagatggagagcggTCAACGCCTGAAGGACCTCCAGGTTGCAgttgagcatgtcctcattacccACAATTCGGCTAAATTTGCTTCACCTGtctaaaaatttcctttttgtaaaGATAGCAAGTTTCAAATCCCTCAACTATTATCCAAAAAAAACACACTCTGTAGCCAGAAAGTTGGATTGAAGATTTCATCTAATTTCTACAAGTACGCCGCTCTGGAGAAGCTATCATGCAGTCGAACTACCTATTTTCCATTTACTTCCTATCCGAGAGTTCTGGAACGCATCAGGACAGCATAAATCGGCAAGTATCAGGTATCATCCCCATCAACGACGCACCAACCAGTGTCAGGTCGGGTCTAGGCGTGCCtttataagaaactccagacagcccggttttgcgcagaggccTCAACTTAATTTGAGATGACTTCAGTATCCCAATACGAAGCCATGGCCATCCACATAGCAGTTGGATTTGCTAGAAAAATGCTTCTAAGCGTTTTATTTGATTAACTCAAAAAAACTCAGTAGCTGGTGATTTGAAAACAATGTTACTTATAAAATCCGATTCTTTCGATGTCCCTGCCATTTAAACAAAGCATCAAAATCAGAATAATCAACTACTGACCTGAACTACGACTTTCATTTCATTACGAGTAAATTGACCCAAGATAATGGTACCGACTCCCGCTCAAACCCAGCCTCTGCTATTTCTCAATAACGTTCAAACAAATATCTTCTGCGCTATCAGTCAAGATGCAATTCGAGCAAGACTAATTGTTAATCAACAATACTGCAACTATATGTATACTTCATGGAAGCGTTATAAGACGAAGCAATTGTTAATACTGGTATTTACGGCCTTTTTTTTCTTCacggaaaaatatttaaattccgaCGGATTAAAGTACGCTGGAACGACATGACTTGAATCTAAATTGCTTGTTGATTAGTATTACTCCAGCACTGATAAGAAAGTTAAGCCTTTACACATGATGCTCCCGTTGACGAAAACGTGTTGGTGATAGAGATGCGAATCTACATAAAGTCAAAAAGTCAACGCACTGTACATAAATTCGTATCTAGAAGTTATCTGTTTATACAatctaatctattataaatgatttGAATCTGAATTAACCTGCAGATTTTTAACGGCCGTGATTTTTGTATTTTCATCGTAGATTTAGCAATAGTTCTTTTTGCCGATTAGTTTTAGATCTTGACGGTCGATTTAGTTAGCATATGTATCAGCCTTCAGCTCAATATACTCCCGTTTCACACTGTCGAAAGCCTcctcaaaatcaatgaaaagcaggtgaaatgTGGTCAatccaggaggatccagagaggAAACCAACATGCTCTCTGTCAACCAAGCGaggtgttccttgatgcgtCCCAGAATAaaatttagctattatttttgtgacggatgcccttctttggaattttaacaacCATcgctttcttccactctctggcaaAAGTCTTGGATTGGAAGTAGCAGAAACTGGAGGTGCAGCAATGAGTAACTCTCCGCAGAAattgtcaagcccagcggctttactgcctttgagtgtattgatgacCGGATGTGTTACTAAGAGctcccacctcttcagttgctcatcatcgaCTGTTAACGTTCCTCACATGACCATGGAAGGTTTGCAACCACATGTGAATTCtttagttctgaaatcattgcgatctacgGCATAATCtccttccctgaccagcgtaataacaaattcctttttatgaagctttcgatccgcttccacaattcGGCAATCAGCCTGATCTTGTGATACTTCTTCGGGACGCGGCCGGTGACCTGCATCCCAATCAAGAAAAGAGCGTTTCCATCGATATTCTTTTGCGGGTTACTTAGGGTCTCCACCGTCCAATCAGAAAGATAACTCTCCCACCTTGGAGCGGCAGTGAAATCATgcaaacggtcgatgttgaatttaggggaTCACAGCTCTCTAATCCTGTGAGAAGTGCCGGACGCAAGGAATAcccctttcgaagccgatgtcaaCACCTTTGCAGAAGACGattcctaaatctattgcaAATCCCAGAGTGGTCAATCTTATTGCTCccacggtgtcggtcagtttaaACCCAAGTCACTTGATATTAAACTCTGTGTTTGAACAATGTGCTACGACAACGACGGAAGCGGCAAAAATGTGGTGTTGAAGAATTTTAGCTTTAGTCAAATTGCATAAGATGTCCAAAAGTGTTATACAAAATGAACGCCACTCAACTCTCTGCTTCCCGAATCGTTTCCACTTATAAAGACAATGTGCAATCGCATGTCATATATCGTGCAGCCAGGTGATTTGGTTTCATGGACCATGTTGGTCCATTTTTCTCTACtgaggttgttgttgttgtcccGATCGTATCCGATTCCGTGCTCCTGGTTTCAAAGCTATCAAGTTTTTTTCAAGATAGGTAGGTAATCCCTTTTCAATCTCCCTTGCCGTTGTTCGGATCCTATCCTAGTTTCAAAACTCTCAGGTTTCTTTTAAGGAACGAGTAATTAATccctcgccagtttctaatccaGGAGGGCCAAGTCTCCACTATTTTTTCCCTATCTCAAGAAACaagtaaaaatatttcattcaaagCAGTAGTGTTCTTAACTGTAGGAAGTACTCTCATCTCTCTAGGAATTTATGGATATCACACCAAGAAAAGTATTAGCCTTTTGAACTAAATGAATCACCCAACTTGTCCATAATTATTGCAGCGCTTCCTAGCAAATATAGCGGCATTAGTGATGGATTTCGTACGCCGGTGTGTTGTCATGAAGCAAAATTACCTTACCGTATCTTCTGGTTcaaacttatggtttttaaggttttgtttgcaaaacaaaatcttattaaaatcggttcaatgtctgtctgtccgtctatctgtctgcctgtctgtcacacgcacttctctcagaaacggctataccgattggcacgaagtttggtgagaaagtgaaaACGGAGAAcgtccagacatgcagtgagtaatatccttctacgttgagattgagGTTGGgtgtccatacatgcaaaaggggggtgtacatttttttttcagcaaatatagtcatgtatggtatcaaatgaaaggtctcaattagaaaTTTGACTCTTATGGTATCTAATAATATATACCTGTCACCATGTAGACAAAGGACTATTTATTCAGTGGCGGACTTATTCAAAAGGAGCTTGATGCTCCCTAGGTCTCTGCAGCGCAAATTCATCCAGGGGGGAAGAACGTTCACCAGAACATGTGGGTTATAATAAAAAGCATCAGACTGGCAATAGGAAAGTTTAGAATGGAAGAAGTGAGAAGGCTTTTGGGGAAAAGATAGGTCAGACGACACaggtgacaccccctcaaatcATGAAATCAGATTAGGAAAATCCTGGAATGAACGTTCAAGAACAGTTGTATAAATCAATGGTGCAAGAGACTctcaaaaggcaaaaaaaaaacaggaaaaacgaaaaaa of Hermetia illucens chromosome 4, iHerIll2.2.curated.20191125, whole genome shotgun sequence contains these proteins:
- the LOC119654022 gene encoding E3 SUMO-protein ligase ZBED1-like, which produces MSLMKTKILSAENRLEPNKNKTIIMSGRQRSDVWSYFSQKENVKAVCNICKAEISFKSTITNLKSHLKRKHVGVYTELVSKNCANDNSQNSSGSVIPLESGTATINTESAETIPQPNVSVPVIPSASSGQNRVKRQRTIGSYIAKEITSHQKNLIDRDLLDLFVKEFHPFSIVEEPSFRKVIKWIPGYELPSRKTISTTMIPALYQSCVENVRDLVSREAISVCLTTDCWTSANNENYMATTAHFITEGFTFKTVLLKCSYLSGSHTAVHLAEEIKNIILEWNLEGKVNYAISDNATNITKALADILSLKHYGCYAHSLNLIVQRALKELEPTLEKIKKIVTFFKRSSLNNEKLLKFQINSGVSQPKRLIQDVSTRWNSTFYMLRRFIELEEAIRATIALVDRNLPVLTGEEWKTCKEVCNILSPFEEMTNSMSGEKYMTGSAAIVVTRCLKGVCERFARNSTFSAATEKVVSSLRQGLTDRFGNIEKIIPLAICTLLDPRYKHHVFQDDSALSAVKTFLENLTIEMIEKKTQVNNIVADHEIMGDKQPQASPISRAKKEIESYFQDDVLPRRDDDGNSSNVLNCWKTFRHIYPNLVKIFRINCNIVATSVPCERIFSKAGNLISEKRTRLSSEKVELILFLNANLESSDQ